From Pseudoalteromonas sp. R3, one genomic window encodes:
- the yjjX gene encoding inosine/xanthosine triphosphatase yields the protein MAAIKVLVGSKNPVKINAARQIFTQYYPDHDIQCEGLHAPSGVADQPLGEPDTLLGAQNRVHHLVEHHSADYYCAMEGGAHQFTYGPATFAFVVISDGEKESVGRSANLPLPQRIYDALLGGEELGHVMDRMFDTDNIKQKGGAIGLLTNHLATRESAYTQALLLAMAPFNHAELYS from the coding sequence ATGGCAGCTATTAAGGTACTCGTCGGGTCAAAGAACCCGGTTAAGATCAATGCCGCACGGCAAATTTTTACGCAGTATTACCCGGATCACGATATCCAGTGTGAGGGATTGCATGCCCCAAGTGGGGTCGCTGATCAGCCATTGGGAGAGCCGGACACTCTGTTAGGTGCACAAAATCGTGTGCATCACTTAGTTGAACACCACTCAGCCGATTATTACTGTGCAATGGAGGGCGGTGCACACCAGTTTACATATGGCCCCGCTACCTTTGCTTTTGTGGTGATCTCCGACGGAGAAAAAGAAAGTGTTGGTCGCAGCGCCAACCTGCCACTGCCACAACGCATTTATGATGCGTTGCTTGGTGGTGAAGAACTGGGCCATGTCATGGACCGTATGTTCGATACTGACAATATTAAACAAAAAGGTGGCGCGATTGGGTTACTAACCAATCACCTGGCGACCCGGGAGAGTGCTTACACTCAGGCCCTGTTGCTGGCAATGGCTCCCTTTAATCATGCAGAGCTGTATTCATGA
- the yjjG gene encoding pyrimidine 5'-nucleotidase gives MKYTHILFDADETLFSFNAFLGLKTLFARYGVDFSEADNEEYQRINKPLWVQYQNGEITAKTLQVTRFKFWAERLNVSAETLNLGFLEAMAELCTPLPGAAELLHALQGKATLAIITNGFTALQEKRLAHTGFKDYFHSIVISEQVGVAKPDPSVFEHALSLLGNPDKSQVLMVGDTPASDVLGANRFGIDSCWLRHPGVVCPAEISPTYTVDTLSQLQTLLLDSETKKAS, from the coding sequence ATGAAATATACCCACATTCTTTTCGATGCCGATGAGACCCTGTTCAGTTTCAATGCCTTTTTAGGCTTGAAAACCCTGTTTGCCCGCTATGGCGTGGACTTTAGTGAAGCTGATAATGAAGAATATCAGCGCATCAACAAACCGCTATGGGTGCAATATCAGAACGGCGAAATCACAGCAAAAACCCTGCAGGTGACGCGATTTAAATTCTGGGCCGAACGCCTGAATGTGTCGGCTGAAACCCTCAATCTGGGTTTTCTGGAAGCGATGGCTGAGCTGTGTACCCCGCTGCCTGGAGCAGCTGAGTTACTGCATGCCCTGCAGGGCAAAGCGACCCTGGCTATCATCACCAATGGCTTTACAGCCCTTCAGGAAAAGCGCCTGGCTCATACCGGATTTAAAGATTATTTTCACAGCATTGTGATTTCTGAGCAGGTGGGTGTGGCGAAGCCCGATCCAAGCGTGTTCGAACACGCCTTATCATTACTGGGTAATCCAGATAAGTCGCAGGTGTTAATGGTTGGAGACACACCCGCCAGTGATGTATTGGGTGCCAATCGTTTCGGGATCGATAGCTGCTGGCTACGCCACCCCGGTGTTGTTTGCCCAGCCGAGATCAGCCCGACCTATACGGTCGATACCCTGTCTCAGTTGCAGACTCTGCTGCTGGACTCAGAGACAAAAAAGGCAAGCTAA
- the rlmB gene encoding 23S rRNA (guanosine(2251)-2'-O)-methyltransferase RlmB, which yields MSNELIYGFHSIEAILSTTPERFLEIYALKGRDDKRLNAVVNEARKFGISVQFMQRKALDNKANGEQHQGIIANVKAARVLNERDLDEILARESAPFFLVLDGVTDPHNLGACLRSADAAGAHALIVPKDKSAKLNGTARKVACGAAETVPLIQVTNLARTLRDIKEAGVWVVGTAGETDTELFDASLTGPIAVVMGAEGDGMRRLTREHCDVLVKIPMVGTVSSLNVSVATGICLFEVLRQRNAQ from the coding sequence TTGAGTAATGAATTAATCTATGGTTTCCATTCTATTGAAGCCATTTTATCTACCACCCCAGAGCGTTTTTTAGAGATCTATGCGTTAAAAGGGCGGGACGACAAACGCCTTAATGCGGTGGTCAATGAAGCACGTAAGTTCGGTATTTCAGTCCAGTTTATGCAACGTAAGGCGTTGGATAACAAAGCCAATGGTGAGCAACATCAGGGGATCATTGCCAATGTGAAAGCCGCCAGAGTTCTCAATGAGCGCGATCTGGATGAAATTTTAGCCAGAGAATCTGCGCCGTTCTTTTTGGTACTGGATGGCGTTACCGATCCGCACAACCTGGGGGCCTGTTTACGTAGTGCTGATGCTGCGGGGGCGCATGCCTTGATCGTGCCAAAAGATAAATCTGCAAAACTCAACGGCACCGCCCGAAAGGTGGCGTGCGGAGCGGCAGAAACAGTACCGCTTATTCAGGTAACCAATCTGGCGCGTACCCTCAGAGACATCAAAGAAGCGGGTGTCTGGGTCGTTGGTACTGCAGGCGAAACAGACACTGAACTGTTTGATGCCAGTCTCACAGGCCCTATTGCTGTGGTGATGGGAGCCGAGGGGGATGGCATGCGCCGCTTAACTCGCGAACACTGTGATGTTTTAGTGAAAATACCGATGGTAGGCACAGTGTCCAGCCTGAACGTGTCGGTGGCCACCGGCATTTGCCTGTTTGAGGTGTTGCGTCAGCGAAATGCTCAGTAG
- a CDS encoding ATP-binding protein — translation MMVNWFIHRRLLGTALWAGFSLCTALGCIFIASFSLPVTWTIFIPNSLILIGLYCLSRGSEAFFSVPRLSWPWWLLGAIFFPGYLYYTYIDANFIARVILNYLGWALSMLLCLRALWLGQRRQWQSFSPAHWAFALSCMCLFAVFTVRVLMLNHYTQHDSLTTNNWVNQFFSVSVIVMPLILCFSLCLLCSGRREKELHELRHRAELAAQHKERFLTLLSHELRTPLNAIVGHAELLKRAPREPKQHAQFCDVIIATSMSMSDLANQILLQARGTVPNTTIEPVHLANHLSELITFFRPLAEKKHLKLTLTTQGIDANLQVMLDKDPFTLVVKNLLSNAIKYTERGEVELIVYGYALSQTRHQLRIAVKDTGVGLNPAQQKKVFEPFVTFGASRAIADSAGVGLALCKQLLENMGVDLEVESEPNKGSEFFFEMQVNSELTEQLDVTDSKPTSLGELSVLVVEDNHLNREVVRGYLDNLGLSYCMVENLAAAHAQLTRSHFDVVLLDMHLPDGHGLEWYQANFNQLPALASAVVMALTGDVDQQARQAYQQAGIYDCLEKPLRITALRQALERIVQENNSGLAATEAAYVDLAFVERQLSESTERSEFSSRLVYLSDRLDYEFAQLRGLADIQADESLREKLLQLEHEVEQLGLYALRQALHQTRRRAAQERDIDWTALHQFAKQSASALQSCHQRMNA, via the coding sequence ATGATGGTCAACTGGTTTATTCATCGCCGCCTGCTGGGCACCGCATTATGGGCCGGTTTTTCGCTTTGTACTGCCCTGGGGTGTATTTTTATCGCCTCCTTTTCCCTGCCCGTGACCTGGACTATTTTTATCCCAAACAGCTTGATCTTAATTGGTTTGTATTGTCTGAGCCGGGGCAGTGAAGCGTTTTTTTCTGTGCCGCGCCTGAGCTGGCCCTGGTGGTTACTTGGCGCCATTTTCTTTCCAGGCTACCTGTATTACACCTATATTGATGCCAATTTCATTGCCCGCGTGATACTCAATTATCTTGGCTGGGCGTTAAGTATGCTCTTATGCTTGCGTGCATTATGGCTGGGCCAGCGGCGCCAGTGGCAGAGCTTTTCTCCGGCTCATTGGGCCTTCGCTTTGTCTTGTATGTGTTTGTTTGCGGTCTTTACCGTGCGGGTGCTGATGCTCAATCATTACACTCAGCATGATAGTCTGACGACAAACAATTGGGTGAACCAGTTCTTCTCAGTGTCCGTGATAGTGATGCCTCTGATTTTGTGCTTTTCTCTATGTTTATTGTGCAGTGGGCGACGTGAAAAAGAGCTCCACGAGTTACGCCATCGTGCCGAGCTGGCAGCACAGCATAAAGAACGCTTTCTGACCTTGCTAAGCCATGAACTCAGAACGCCTTTAAATGCCATAGTCGGGCACGCCGAGCTGCTTAAACGTGCGCCTCGAGAGCCAAAACAGCATGCCCAGTTTTGTGATGTGATCATCGCTACTTCCATGTCTATGTCCGATCTGGCCAACCAAATCCTGTTGCAAGCACGTGGTACTGTTCCTAACACCACCATTGAACCGGTCCACCTCGCAAACCACCTGAGTGAGCTTATTACGTTTTTCAGACCTCTTGCAGAGAAAAAACACTTAAAGTTGACACTCACAACGCAGGGAATCGATGCCAACCTGCAAGTGATGCTGGATAAAGACCCTTTTACACTGGTGGTTAAGAATCTGCTCTCTAATGCCATCAAGTATACAGAGCGCGGTGAGGTTGAATTAATCGTTTATGGTTATGCGCTGAGCCAGACACGTCATCAGTTACGCATTGCAGTGAAAGATACGGGTGTCGGGCTGAACCCAGCTCAGCAAAAAAAGGTATTTGAGCCCTTTGTCACCTTTGGTGCTTCGCGAGCAATTGCTGATAGTGCCGGAGTGGGCCTGGCTTTATGTAAACAGCTGCTGGAGAATATGGGGGTTGACCTGGAAGTCGAGAGCGAGCCAAATAAAGGCAGTGAGTTCTTTTTTGAAATGCAGGTCAATTCTGAGCTGACAGAGCAGCTTGATGTGACAGACAGTAAGCCAACGTCACTTGGGGAGTTGTCTGTATTGGTCGTGGAAGACAACCATCTGAACCGGGAAGTGGTACGCGGATATCTCGATAACCTGGGCCTTTCATACTGCATGGTTGAGAACCTTGCTGCGGCCCATGCGCAACTGACACGCAGCCATTTTGATGTGGTTTTGTTGGATATGCATTTGCCGGATGGCCATGGGTTGGAGTGGTATCAGGCAAACTTTAACCAGCTACCAGCCTTGGCATCTGCGGTTGTTATGGCGCTGACGGGCGATGTGGACCAGCAAGCCCGCCAGGCATATCAGCAGGCGGGTATCTATGATTGTCTGGAAAAGCCGTTGCGTATCACCGCATTGCGCCAGGCATTAGAGCGCATCGTGCAGGAGAACAACAGTGGATTGGCAGCAACCGAAGCGGCTTATGTTGACCTGGCCTTTGTTGAGCGCCAGTTAAGTGAGTCAACCGAACGCTCAGAGTTTTCTTCTCGTTTAGTGTACCTTAGTGACAGGCTGGATTACGAGTTTGCGCAGTTGCGGGGGTTGGCTGATATTCAAGCCGACGAATCTTTACGTGAGAAATTATTGCAACTGGAGCACGAAGTTGAACAGCTAGGGTTGTATGCGTTGCGTCAGGCATTACACCAGACCAGGCGGCGTGCGGCTCAGGAGCGTGATATTGACTGGACTGCCTTGCATCAGTTTGCTAAGCAAAGTGCCTCGGCTCTGCAATCCTGCCATCAGCGCATGAATGCCTGA